A region of Vitis riparia cultivar Riparia Gloire de Montpellier isolate 1030 chromosome 1, EGFV_Vit.rip_1.0, whole genome shotgun sequence DNA encodes the following proteins:
- the LOC117926011 gene encoding LOW QUALITY PROTEIN: cysteine-rich receptor-like protein kinase 3 (The sequence of the model RefSeq protein was modified relative to this genomic sequence to represent the inferred CDS: inserted 1 base in 1 codon) has product MYSSFPFTFYPLCLLVLLCFFIPHSLSDPRATQVALICSNRTALMPERQTFIANFLEAMDHVTPLISTQRYADVTSGTGSTAVFLFGECMEDLSQNDCNLCFALCKTQLLRCVPFQKSTRGGRSFYDGCYIRYDDYKFFDEALSAEDKTVCGTKDFSGDQTVFRANAIELVRNLSVEAPGNDGFFVGSVNRSDISVYGLAQCWEFVKGSACAECLANATSRIGLCPPKEEGRVLNAGCYLRYSTQKFYDNSTSDFVEENEGSSTLAIILGVTSSSFALLLIIAMTVFFARKKRAKRRRERKQLGDLLATVNKSKLNFSYETLEKATNYFHHSNKLGQGGSGSVYKGIMPDGKVVAIKRXFFNSRQWVDHFFNEVNLISGIDHKNLVKLLGCSITGPESLLVYEYVPNQSLHDYLVKRNAPPLAWEMRYKILLGIAEGLAYLHEESMLRIIHRDIKLSNVLLDEDFAAKIADFGLARLFPEDKTHISTAIAGTLGYMAPEYVVRGKLTEKVDVYGFGVLVIEVVCGKRNNSFTQDSFSILQMVWNLYGTGRLYEAVDPSLGGNFQEDMASRVLKVGLLCVQASAELRPSMSLVVKMLTDNHETPQPTQPPFLNSGNAESSPLVKAETSHSLPESGTQSSKNSMTQSWIEPR; this is encoded by the exons ATGTATTCTTCTTTCCCTTTTACCTTTTATCCCCTCTGTTTACTTGTACTTTTGTGCTTCTTCATACCCCATTCTCTTTCTGATCCAAGAGCTACACAAGTGGCCCTTATATGCTCCAACAGAACCGCCTTAATGCCTGAGCGTCAAACTTTCATTGCAAATTTCTTAGAAGCTATGGACCATGTGACTCCATTGATTAGCACCCAGAGATATGCAGACGTTACCAGTGGAACTGGTAGTACCGCAGTTTTTTTGTTTGGTGAATGCATGGAAGATCTTTCTCAGAATGATTGTAATCTTTGTTTTGCCCTCTGCAAAACCCAACTCCTCAGATGCGTCCCATTCCAAAAGTCCACCCGGGGTGGTAGAAGTTTCTATGATGGGTGCTATATAAGGTATGATGATTATAAATTCTTTGATGAGGCTTTGAGTGCTGAAGACAAGACTGTGTGTGGAACTAAGGATTTTAGTGGAGATCAAACTGTTTTCAGAGCTAATGCTATTGAATTGGTGAGGAACTTGAGTGTTGAAGCGCCTGGGAATGATGGGTTCTTCGTTGGCTCTGTGAATCGAAGTGATATATCAGTGTATGGGTTGGCTCAGTGTTGGGAGTTTGTGAAAGGGAGCGCCTGTGCAGAGTGCTTGGCGAATGCCACCTCAAGGATTGGCTTGTGTCCTCCCAAGGAAGAAGGGAGGGTGTTGAATGCTGGGTGTTACTTGAGGTATTCTACCCAAAAGTTCTATGACAATTCCACGAGTGATTTTGTAGAAGAGAATGAAG GAAGCAGCACACTAGCTATTATTCTGGGTGTAACTTCATCTTCTTTTGCTCTTTTGCTGATCATCGCGATGACCGTTTTCTTTGCGAGGAAGAAACGTGCAAAGAGGAGGAGAG AAAGAAAGCAACTAGGTGATCTGTTGGCCACTGTGAACAAGTCCAAACTCAATTTCTCATATGAAACTCTTGAGAAGGCCACAAACTACTTCCACCATTCCAATAAACTTGGGCAAGGAGGATCTGGTTCTGTATACAAG GGGATTATGCCGGATGGAAAGGTTGTCGCCATAAAGA CTTTCTTCAATTCAAGACAATGGGTTGATCATTTCTTTAATGAAGTCAATTTGATCAGTGGCATTGACCACAAAAATCTTGTAAAGCTATTAGGATGCAGCATTACAGGTCCTGAAAGCCTTCTTGTTTATGAATATGTGCCAAATCAAAGCCTTCACGATTATCTTG TAAAAAGGAATGCTCCACCTCTAGCATGGGAAATGAGGTATAAAATTCTATTGGGTATAGCTGAGGGCTTGGCCTATCTGCATGAGGAATCTATGTTAAGGATCATACACAGAGACATAAAATTAAGCAATGTTCTGCTTGATGAGGACTTTGCAGCAAAGATTGCTGATTTTGGGCTTGCTAGATTATTTCCAGAAGATAAGACTCACATCAGCACTGCCATTGCAGGCACTCT AGGCTACATGGCTCCAGAATATGTGGTTCGGGGAAAATTGACTGAGAAGGTGGACGTCTATGGTTTTGGAGTCCTTGTTATCGAAGTTGTCTGTGGAAAGAGAAACAATTCCTTCACTCAAGATTCATTCTCTATCCTACAAATG GTTTGGAACCTTTATGGAACTGGACGATTGTATGAAGCTGTTGATCCATCGCTTGGGGGTAACTTTCAAGAAGATATGGCATCTAGAGTACTTAAAGTAGGGCTACTCTGTGTTCAAGCCTCTGCAGAACTGCGTCCATCAATGTCATTAGTTGTGAAAATGCTTACTGATAACCATGAAACTCCTCAGCCAACGCAGCCACCATTTCTAAATTCTGGTAATGCAGAATCCAGTCCATTGGTAAAAGCAGAAACTTCCCATTCTCTGCCCGAGTCCGGCACTCAATCTTCCAAGAATAGCATGACACAAAG